The window TTCAGCGACTGCTTTTATCGGGCAATTAGCGCACGACATTGTGTGGCGCGAAACCAGCATTTCCCCCATGAGGTTTAGTGGGTGACGTCGCTACGAATGAAGGCTGGAAACTCGAGCTATGAGATAGGTTTCGCTGAGGGATTCCATATCGAGCTCTGACGTGACTTGACAACTAACGTGGAATCAACATATTCCTAGTTGAGTATGAGAAAACGATAGGAGAGAAACTCGACTTTCTTAGATGCTAAATGGTATAAATTCCCACGTTGAGTGTCGTTGAAGGAATTCAGTATACCAATAGTCCAACACTTCAACATTATCAGTAAACACCAACAAGCGTCAAGATACTACAAAGTAGTATTACCATCACCAGGAACACATCAAACATATTTATCGAATAgttaaagagaaaaaaagatggccgCAACTCAGAACATTCGTGTAGCGCTGCCCAAGAGTGGCGTAAACGTCTTTTATCGGGAGCAGAGTCCCACACAACCTTCCAAGACGATCCTCCTACTTCATGGCTTCCCGTCCTCGTCGCATCAGTATCGGAACATAATTCCCTTACTCGCTACCAAGTATCGAGTCATTGCCCCAGACTTTCCTGGATTCGGATTTACCGAAACACCTGAAGGCTTCAAATACACGTTTGACTCGCTCACGGATGTCCTTGCCGAGTTTCTAGACTTACTCTCCATTACCAAATTTTCGGTCTATGTCTTTGACTATGGCGCACCAGTGGGTTTGCGACTAGCCCTGCGTCGCCCAGAGGCAGTTGAGGGAATTATTACACAAAACGGAAATGCCTACGTGGAGGGTTTCGGCGACGTCTGGGGACCTATCAAGGATTTTTGGGCTAGCAAGAACACCTCGGATGATCGATCCAAGCTGGCCGATGCCATGTTGAACTTTGACATCACCAAGTTCCAATACGAGAATGGCACTCCGGACCTTCAGACAATTGCGCCTGAGTCTTACACACTGGACTACACTTTGCTGCAGCGCCCAGGCAGGAAGGACGCCCAACTCGATCTCTTTATGGACTATCAGAATAATGTCCCATTGTATGAGAAATTTCACGAATATTTCCGGTCCTCTCAGGTACCTCTGTTGGCAATCTGGGGCAAGAACGATGTGTTTTTTATCCCTCCCGGGGCTGAAGCATATAAGAAAGACTTGCCCAACGCAACCGTTAAACTAATTGACGCTGGTCATTTTGCAGTTGAGAGCGATGGGCCGCTGATTGCGAAGGAGGTAGCACAGTTCCTAGGATAGCTTACAGAAAATTAGGCGCTAAATTCACATTATTACACCATATTATCTTGTTACATAGTTGTGTGTGGCTCCGTGACAAATCTTTATTTGAACTGCACCTGCGCAAGTTGCGGGATGGCTATTCAGCTCTAAGCACTCCATACCTAGCAGGTCAGTAAAGAGTTGCATGTTCCCGGTCATGCCGGTAAAGGTGCACAGTGTCACTTTATGCTAACAAAAGCGTAGTAAATTGACGAGAGTATCTTATAAGAAAGGCTCAATAAACTTAAATTCTTGGTTGT of the Trichoderma breve strain T069 chromosome 4, whole genome shotgun sequence genome contains:
- a CDS encoding alpha/beta hydrolase fold domain-containing protein, whose protein sequence is MAATQNIRVALPKSGVNVFYREQSPTQPSKTILLLHGFPSSSHQYRNIIPLLATKYRVIAPDFPGFGFTETPEGFKYTFDSLTDVLAEFLDLLSITKFSVYVFDYGAPVGLRLALRRPEAVEGIITQNGNAYVEGFGDVWGPIKDFWASKNTSDDRSKLADAMLNFDITKFQYENGTPDLQTIAPESYTLDYTLLQRPGRKDAQLDLFMDYQNNVPLYEKFHEYFRSSQVPLLAIWGKNDVFFIPPGAEAYKKDLPNATVKLIDAGHFAVESDGPLIAKEVAQFLG